TATGGAACATACAAGTTATGTAGAGCCTTCTCTGGATGCAGTGGATCATTACAATCGTTACGAAGAAGATATTAAATTAATGGCAGAGGCGGGATTGAATGCTTATCGTTTCTCACTGGAATGGGCGAGGATTGAGCCGGAAGAAGGTGTTTTCAGCAAAGAGGCAGTTGAACATTACCGCAGCGTAATCAGATGTTGTAGAAAATATGGGGTAGAGCCGGTTGTTACATTGCATCATTTTTCAAGCCCGATATGGCTGATTAGTAAAGGTGGCTGGGAAGCAGAAACTACAATTGATGATTTTGCACGTTATACACGCTATGTGATTGAAAAACTGGGAGATGAGATTAATTATATTTGCACAATCAACGAAGCAAATATGGGACTGCAGATTACAGCAATTGCCGAACGCTATAAACGCCAGATGATGGCACAGATGGCAAAAGCGCAGGAAACTGCCGGCAAAGATGATGCAGATGGTACAGTTCAGGTTGGTATTAATTTACAGAAAATGATGGAGGAGCAGAAGGAAGCAGCAGAAGAAAATAAAAAAGTATTTGGCGTAGAAAAAGTTGCCAATTTTACTTCAGTGCGTTCTGTGGAGAGTGATATTCTTGTCATGAAAGCACATCAGGCTGCAAAAGAAGTAATTAGAGAACTGGCACCGCAGATTCAGGTGGGACTTACTTTAAGTCTTCATGATATGCAGGCTGTCCAGGCAGGAGGAGAGCCTTTTGCTGAAGAAGAATGGGAAAATGAATTCACACATTATCTTCCATATATTCAGAATGATGATTTTCTTGGAGTACAGAATTATACCCGTTCTTTATTTGGACCGGAAGGTGGAATGCCTTCTCCGGAAGGAGCTGAACTTACCCAGATGAACTATGAAGTTTATCCGGAAGCACTTGAACATGTAATCCGCAAGGTTGCAGAGAATTTTAAAGGAACGCTGCTTGTGACAGAGAATGGAATTGCGACAGATGATGACAGCAGACGAGTTGCGTTTATCGAAAAAGCACTTGAGGGTGTTCAAAACTGTATTCAGGATGGCATTCCGGTAAAAGGGTACTTCCATTGGAGTTTGCTGGATAATTTTGAGTGGCAGAAAGGATATTCTATGACATTTGGTCTTATTGCAGTGGACCGTTCTACACAGACAAGAATACCGAAAAAGAGTCTTACATATCTTGGATCTTTCAGGTAGATAAGGGAGGGCATTTTATGGAATATGTGTTTCCATTTAAAAATACAATTAATCTGAAAACATTTCTGGAAGATGTGACAAAGTGTGAACAGGAGGTGCTTTTTGAGTCGACAGAAGGAGATAAACTTGCATTGAAATCTTCTCTGAGCCGGTTTATCTTATATTCTGTCTGCAACCAGCCAGAATTATTGGAAGGTGCAGTTATACGCTGTAATTGCGATAATGACAGAAAACTTCTTGCACCATATTTTGAATAATACAAAGGAGGAAAGTAGTATGGAGACAAAGGATAAGATTTCTTTTTTTCTGGAATTGATTAATTGCAATTATGAACTGCATCATTGGAGCTTTGATCTGGATTTTAATCTGTTGGAAACAGATTGGGAGAATGCTTTGTTTTCCTGCGATTTCTTTGAGTTTGTGAATTTTAAAGACTTGCTCTTCCAACATTTGTCTGAAAAAAAATATGTTCCAGTTGTGCTGGAAACAGATGCCAGTCTTATGTGGATTGCCGGGTTTCAACTGGAAAATGGAAATCCGGTCAGAATCCACATAGTCGGTCCGGTTTTTTGTGGACAGAATGATCATCTGCTTCTCCAGAAAAAACTGGATTCTTATGAATTGTCTGTAAAACTGCGTATTGCAATACTGTCAATTTTTGAAAAAATTCCGACAGTCCCTTCTAATATTGTGATACAGTATGCAGTAATGCTTCATTATTGTCTGAATCAACAGAGGATTGCAATGAATGAGGTCGTTTTTTTGTCAAACAATCCATCCGGACAAGAGAAAGTTGCTGTAAAAAGTACTTCTCATGCCGGAATATGGGCGAATGAACAGCTTTTCTGCCAGATGCTGGCAGATGGAAATCTGAAGTACAAAGAAGTGCTTCAAAAATCATATACCTTAAGCCATGGTGTAAAGGCGAATATTGGAGATGCACTCCGCAGCCACAAGAATAATTGTCTTGTTTTACTAACTTTATGTTCCAGATCATGTATTTATGGAGGGTTGTCTCCAGATATTGCGTATGATCTGAATGACTATTATGCCAAGAAAATTGAGTGCTGCAAATCAATGGCAGATACGAACAGATTATGTTCAGAGATGTTGGATGATTATGTTAGTCGTGTACAGGAAATGAAGAATAATCCGTCTGTTTCTAATTTGATGAGAAATGCATGTGAATATATAAAGAATCATCTGACAGAAGAAATTTCGATTGCAGATCTCGCAAATAATACAGGATATACAGAATATTATTTTTCACATAAGTTTAAAAAAGAAATTGGCAATAGTGTGAAGGAATATGTTCAGAAGAATAAGATTGAGAGGGCAAAAAGCCTTCTGTCCAGTACAGAAAAGACGATTCAGGGAATCAGTGATGAACTTGCATTTAGTACGAGAAGCTATTTCTATACCTGTTTCCAGAAAATGACAGGAATGTCTCCAACAGAATATCGGAAAATATACCGCAAATGAAACAGCACATCATTAGGATGTGTCTGTTTCATTTGCTTTTTCTATATTAGGAAAGTACCTTCAATGTTCAATTTTTTGGTAAAATGTTTTGAAATTCATACTATTATGAAATATGCATGAATTACAGAACATCTTTGTGAATTTGTGAACAGCATAATATACAAAATTATTCTATAGTAACATCATGAAGAAAACACATCAAAGAACGAATAGATGTATGGAGGACAAGGGAGAGAAAAATTATGGCGAAAACAAAAAAACGAACACAGAGTGAGATCGATGGCGTTCAGTATAGACGCGCAAAATTATGGCAGATTCTTTTGTATGCCTGCAATGGTCTGGTAGGAATGGGAATCTACCAGTTAATCGGTATGGCAAGCTATGCAGCAAGCGTTGGATTCGGAATTGCTACAGTAGCAGTCGGAGTAATACTGACAAGTACACGTATCCTGGATGCGATTACAGATCCGATGCTGGCATTTGTATATGACAGAGTAAATACGAAATACGGAAAAATCCGTATTCTGTTAATCAGTGGTTTTATTATTGAGGCAATTGCACTTCTGGCAATGTATGACTGGACAGCAGGAAAAGGATTTGGAGTTGCAGTATTTGTCATTCTGTATGTATTTTATGTTATTGGTTACACATTGGCAAATATGACAGCACAGACAATCCCGCCGCTTCTTACAAACGATCCGAAGCAGCGCCCGACAGTAGGTGTATGGACAACAATTGTGAACTATATGACACCGATGATTTTAAGTATTGTATTAAATGCAGTTCTACTTCCAAAATTCGGTGGAACATATAATCTTGAATTTCTGGCAGCAGCATGTAAGCTTTGTCTTGTAATTGCAGGAATCGGAGTAATTCTTGTATGCATCGCAGTTTCAGAATATGACAAACCAGAAAATTTTGTTGGTCTTCAGGAAAAGAAAGAACCACTGAAAGTAAAAGATATGATTGAAGTATTGAAGGATAATCGTCCACTTCAGTGCTATATTGTATCCGCAGCTTCTGATAAGCTGGCACAGCAGACAGCAACACAGGCAGTTATCACAACAATGCTCTACGGTATTATAATTGGCAATATGGGACTTTCTTCTATTCTTACAGTAATAGGAATGGTTCCATCTATCATCTTTGCAGCAGTAGGCGCAAAGTATGCCGGAAAGGTTGGAAGCCAGAGAACAATCGTTACATGGACAAAAATCAGCGTTGGTGTATCTGTTGTGATGTTTCTGTTCTTTGTAGCAATCGACCCAAGTAAGATTGCACAGATGGGCGCCATGACGATTGTTTATGTTTTACTTACATTCTGTAAAAATGGCGCAATGATGTGTGTTTCAACAGCAAATACATCGTTTATGTCAGATATCATCGACTATGAGCTTGACCGCAGCGGTCGTTATATTCCAGCAGTTGTCACAGGTGTTTATAGTTTCCTGGACAAAATTATTTCTTCTGTCAGCGCATTGATTGCAGCGGGGGCAGTTGCTGTGATTGGTTATACGGAGACAATGCCACAGCCGGGAGAAACCTGCACACCGCAGATTTTATGGCTGACAATGTTCATTACATTTGGACTTCCAATCTTAGGATGGATTTGTACACTAATCGCTATGAAGTTCTGTAAGCTCGGCAAAGAAGAAATGATTGCTGTACAGAAGCGTATTGAAAATAAAAAGAATGCGGCAAAGACAGAAGGGAATTAGAAAATATGAGAAATATCGTATCATTTAATGATAATTGGAAATTTATAAAAAATGCGGCTGACGAAGTGGAAGCAGCAAAGGGAGAAGGGGAGAGCATTGCTCTCCCACATACCTGGAATGCGGTTGACGGACAGGATGGCGGAAATGATTATCATCGTGGAACCTGCTGGTATGTTAAAAAATTTGCAAA
This Ruminococcus hominis DNA region includes the following protein-coding sequences:
- a CDS encoding glycoside hydrolase family 1 protein, translating into MTHFPKEFLLGASTAAHQVEGNNTNSDCWAMEHMEHTSYVEPSLDAVDHYNRYEEDIKLMAEAGLNAYRFSLEWARIEPEEGVFSKEAVEHYRSVIRCCRKYGVEPVVTLHHFSSPIWLISKGGWEAETTIDDFARYTRYVIEKLGDEINYICTINEANMGLQITAIAERYKRQMMAQMAKAQETAGKDDADGTVQVGINLQKMMEEQKEAAEENKKVFGVEKVANFTSVRSVESDILVMKAHQAAKEVIRELAPQIQVGLTLSLHDMQAVQAGGEPFAEEEWENEFTHYLPYIQNDDFLGVQNYTRSLFGPEGGMPSPEGAELTQMNYEVYPEALEHVIRKVAENFKGTLLVTENGIATDDDSRRVAFIEKALEGVQNCIQDGIPVKGYFHWSLLDNFEWQKGYSMTFGLIAVDRSTQTRIPKKSLTYLGSFR
- a CDS encoding MFS transporter → MAKTKKRTQSEIDGVQYRRAKLWQILLYACNGLVGMGIYQLIGMASYAASVGFGIATVAVGVILTSTRILDAITDPMLAFVYDRVNTKYGKIRILLISGFIIEAIALLAMYDWTAGKGFGVAVFVILYVFYVIGYTLANMTAQTIPPLLTNDPKQRPTVGVWTTIVNYMTPMILSIVLNAVLLPKFGGTYNLEFLAAACKLCLVIAGIGVILVCIAVSEYDKPENFVGLQEKKEPLKVKDMIEVLKDNRPLQCYIVSAASDKLAQQTATQAVITTMLYGIIIGNMGLSSILTVIGMVPSIIFAAVGAKYAGKVGSQRTIVTWTKISVGVSVVMFLFFVAIDPSKIAQMGAMTIVYVLLTFCKNGAMMCVSTANTSFMSDIIDYELDRSGRYIPAVVTGVYSFLDKIISSVSALIAAGAVAVIGYTETMPQPGETCTPQILWLTMFITFGLPILGWICTLIAMKFCKLGKEEMIAVQKRIENKKNAAKTEGN
- a CDS encoding helix-turn-helix domain-containing protein, with the protein product METKDKISFFLELINCNYELHHWSFDLDFNLLETDWENALFSCDFFEFVNFKDLLFQHLSEKKYVPVVLETDASLMWIAGFQLENGNPVRIHIVGPVFCGQNDHLLLQKKLDSYELSVKLRIAILSIFEKIPTVPSNIVIQYAVMLHYCLNQQRIAMNEVVFLSNNPSGQEKVAVKSTSHAGIWANEQLFCQMLADGNLKYKEVLQKSYTLSHGVKANIGDALRSHKNNCLVLLTLCSRSCIYGGLSPDIAYDLNDYYAKKIECCKSMADTNRLCSEMLDDYVSRVQEMKNNPSVSNLMRNACEYIKNHLTEEISIADLANNTGYTEYYFSHKFKKEIGNSVKEYVQKNKIERAKSLLSSTEKTIQGISDELAFSTRSYFYTCFQKMTGMSPTEYRKIYRK